From a region of the Nitrospiraceae bacterium genome:
- a CDS encoding NAD+ synthase: protein MRPLRIAMVQMNPTVGDLPGNVRRIVAWLKEARAAHADIVAFPELAITGYPPEDLILKPRFVEDTQRALKAVVAETRGLVAVVGYVGQGTASALSRDQAVSVPAGPHDLYNAAAIMADRKLLASYCKWYLPNYGVFDESRYFQAGRRLPLLSLNGTTIGVNICEDIWYPEGPTRLQAAAGAEIIVNINASPFHVGKGRLREQMLATRARDNQAIVTYTNTVGGQDELVFDGNSLIFDQTGEIVARGKAFEEDLILADLDTAAVRRARLAHRRKKSSAPKLASLVDRVDATLPDRSSRSIIVPSFSPQLDPLDEAYRALVLGVQDYVQKNGFKQVVIGLSGGVDSALTAVIAADALGVENVLGVFMPSPYTSRESREDVDDLARRLGIRVETISITALFNGYLRALAKPFSGRKPDTTEENLQARIRGNLLMAYSNKFGHLVLTTGNKSEMSVGYATLYGDMAGGFAVIKDVPKTMVYELSYLRNLVGTDPVIPKRIIDRAPTAELRPNQKDEDSLPPYPVLDPILKAYVEEDRALEEIVALGYERDTVVRVMSLVDRSEYKRRQAPLGIKITHRAFGKDRRMPITNRYR, encoded by the coding sequence ATGCGTCCACTTCGAATTGCCATGGTGCAGATGAATCCGACGGTCGGTGACCTGCCGGGCAACGTCCGACGCATTGTTGCATGGTTGAAGGAAGCCCGCGCGGCTCACGCGGATATCGTGGCGTTTCCCGAACTGGCGATCACCGGGTACCCGCCCGAAGACCTGATTCTGAAGCCTCGGTTTGTCGAAGACACCCAACGCGCCCTCAAGGCGGTGGTGGCGGAGACACGGGGGCTGGTGGCGGTCGTGGGCTACGTCGGACAGGGGACGGCCTCGGCGCTGTCGAGAGACCAGGCAGTTTCGGTGCCGGCCGGACCGCACGATCTGTACAACGCGGCTGCGATCATGGCCGACCGTAAACTGCTGGCCAGCTACTGCAAATGGTACCTGCCGAACTACGGTGTGTTCGACGAAAGCCGGTATTTTCAGGCCGGCCGCCGGTTGCCGCTCCTCTCGCTGAACGGCACGACCATCGGTGTGAATATTTGCGAAGACATTTGGTATCCCGAAGGCCCGACGCGATTGCAGGCTGCGGCGGGGGCGGAGATCATCGTCAACATCAATGCCTCGCCGTTTCACGTGGGGAAAGGGCGGCTGCGCGAGCAAATGCTGGCCACCCGCGCGCGCGACAACCAGGCGATCGTCACCTACACCAACACCGTGGGCGGGCAGGACGAGTTGGTGTTCGACGGGAACAGCCTGATCTTCGATCAGACCGGCGAAATCGTTGCGAGGGGCAAAGCCTTTGAGGAAGATCTGATCTTGGCCGATCTGGACACCGCGGCGGTTCGGCGGGCTCGCTTGGCCCATCGGCGCAAGAAGTCGTCGGCACCCAAACTGGCGTCTCTGGTGGATCGGGTCGACGCGACGCTGCCGGATCGCTCGTCCCGCTCGATCATCGTGCCTTCGTTCAGCCCGCAGCTCGATCCCCTCGATGAGGCGTATCGCGCGCTCGTGCTCGGGGTGCAGGACTATGTTCAGAAGAACGGGTTCAAGCAGGTGGTGATCGGCCTTAGCGGCGGGGTGGATTCGGCTCTGACGGCGGTCATCGCCGCGGATGCGCTCGGTGTCGAGAATGTGCTGGGCGTGTTCATGCCCTCGCCCTATACCTCTCGGGAGAGCCGGGAAGATGTCGACGATCTGGCGCGCCGGCTTGGGATTCGGGTTGAGACGATTTCGATCACCGCGCTGTTCAATGGTTATCTGCGGGCGTTGGCCAAGCCGTTCAGCGGGCGCAAGCCTGACACCACTGAGGAGAATCTGCAGGCGCGCATCCGCGGCAACTTGCTCATGGCCTATTCGAACAAGTTCGGCCATTTGGTACTGACGACCGGCAACAAGAGCGAGATGAGTGTTGGCTATGCCACGCTCTATGGCGACATGGCCGGCGGATTTGCGGTGATCAAGGATGTGCCCAAGACGATGGTCTATGAACTCTCCTATTTGCGGAACCTGGTCGGCACCGATCCGGTGATCCCGAAGCGGATTATAGATCGCGCGCCGACGGCGGAGTTGCGCCCGAATCAGAAGGACGAGGATAGTTTGCCGCCTTATCCCGTGCTCGATCCCATTTTGAAAGCCTACGTCGAGGAGGATCGGGCGCTGGAGGAGATCGTGGCCTTGGGCTACGAACGGGACACGGTCGTGCGGGTCATGTCGTTGGTGGATCGCAGCGAGTACAAGCGGCGGCAAGCGCCGCTCGGCATTAAGATTACACATCGAGCCTTCGGCAAGGATCGGCGGATGCCCATCACGAATCGGTATCGATAG
- a CDS encoding urease accessory protein UreD, whose protein sequence is MPFSAQEGVLTTTVGRQGLLRYDFERVGARTVLTQSSCTSPWHHFPPTYLDESGVAVVWLVNPSGGLVGGDQLSVEATLHADAHVVITSPSANRVYRSQSEPALQSVRCSVGPGARLEWMPEGTIPFAGSRFSQSIQVDLAPGSTLLLWDAMASGRIAKPERWAFETYDNEIRLSTASGGSVVERFHLTPDTVGTLPRDWDYVASLFVLSDKVEGSRWAELREDLAVRLEGMESDLLAGVSEPSMPGLVVKLMARSAPILAQAQAILWGRTRMALFGLSMPVLRRY, encoded by the coding sequence ATGCCGTTTTCTGCTCAAGAGGGTGTCCTCACGACAACGGTGGGGCGTCAGGGCCTTCTACGCTATGACTTTGAACGAGTCGGCGCGCGAACCGTCTTGACTCAGTCCTCGTGTACCAGCCCGTGGCATCATTTCCCCCCGACCTATCTCGATGAAAGTGGTGTCGCAGTGGTCTGGTTGGTCAATCCTTCCGGGGGGCTCGTGGGAGGGGACCAGCTGTCGGTTGAAGCGACACTCCATGCCGACGCACACGTGGTGATAACGAGTCCCTCCGCCAATCGAGTCTATCGCAGTCAATCCGAGCCGGCGCTGCAATCGGTTCGTTGTTCGGTCGGACCAGGAGCTCGGTTGGAGTGGATGCCGGAAGGCACGATTCCCTTTGCCGGCTCCCGCTTCAGTCAATCGATCCAGGTGGACCTTGCTCCCGGCTCGACCCTGTTGCTGTGGGATGCAATGGCGTCAGGCAGGATCGCCAAGCCGGAGCGTTGGGCGTTTGAGACCTACGACAATGAGATTCGTCTCAGCACTGCATCGGGAGGATCGGTCGTCGAACGGTTTCATCTCACGCCCGATACCGTCGGCACGCTGCCGCGCGACTGGGACTACGTGGCCTCATTGTTCGTGCTGAGCGACAAGGTGGAAGGCTCGCGATGGGCTGAGCTTCGGGAAGATCTCGCGGTGAGGTTGGAGGGGATGGAGAGCGACCTGCTGGCCGGAGTCAGCGAACCTTCTATGCCGGGCCTGGTCGTCAAGCTCATGGCGCGATCCGCTCCGATATTGGCCCAGGCACAGGCGATACTGTGGGGGCGCACACGCATGGCGCTGTTCGGCCTGTCGATGCCGGTGTTGCGGCGCTACTGA
- the ureG gene encoding urease accessory protein UreG — protein MHREDEHFCGSGRTTLARSKHIPVIGVGGPVGSGKTALVEALCRQLRDRYSLAVVTNDIFTKEDAEFLTRRGALPQDRILGVETGGCPHTAIREDASHNQAALDDLLESHPDVELMFVESGGDNLAATFSPELVDKVIYVIDVAAGDKIPRKGGPGITRSDLLVINKTDLAPLVGADLGVMDRDSRKMRGASPFLFTNLKTGEGLDRVVEWVTGLVLSHSHRH, from the coding sequence ATGCATCGCGAAGACGAACATTTCTGTGGAAGCGGCCGGACGACACTGGCTCGCTCCAAGCACATTCCCGTCATCGGTGTCGGGGGGCCGGTCGGTTCCGGTAAGACGGCGCTGGTCGAGGCGCTCTGTCGGCAATTGCGGGATCGCTACAGCCTGGCGGTGGTGACGAACGACATCTTTACGAAGGAGGATGCGGAGTTCCTGACCCGTCGGGGGGCCTTGCCGCAAGACAGAATTCTGGGGGTTGAAACCGGCGGGTGCCCGCATACGGCGATTCGCGAGGACGCCTCCCACAATCAAGCGGCATTGGACGATCTGTTGGAATCCCATCCAGACGTCGAATTGATGTTCGTGGAGAGCGGGGGAGACAACCTGGCGGCAACCTTCAGCCCAGAGTTGGTCGATAAGGTGATTTACGTCATCGACGTCGCGGCCGGCGACAAGATCCCGCGGAAAGGCGGGCCAGGCATCACCCGCTCGGACCTGCTCGTCATCAACAAGACCGACCTCGCGCCGCTGGTGGGTGCGGACCTCGGCGTCATGGACCGCGACAGCCGAAAAATGCGCGGCGCTTCGCCGTTCCTCTTCACCAACCTGAAAACCGGTGAGGGGCTCGATCGAGTCGTCGAGTGGGTCACGGGCCTGGTCCTCTCCCACTCGCACCGTCACTAA
- the ureC gene encoding urease subunit alpha yields MKLSRRQYNDLYGPTVGDRIRLADTGLLIEITRDLTLPGEEAKFGGGKVIRDGMGQSPAATRAKGALDLVITNAIIVDWWGVVKADIGIRDGRIVGIGKAGNPDLMDGVTKGMEVGAGTEVLSAEGKIVTAGGIDTHIHFICPQIITEALANGLTTLIGGGTGPVTGTNATTCTPGPWNIHRMLEAADGFPINLGFLGKGNSSLPEGLDEQVEAGAIGLKLHEDWGTTPAAIDCCLSVADRYDVQVAIHTDTLNEAGFVEDTIKAFKGRTIHSFHTEGAGGGHAPDIIKVCGQPNVLPSSTNPTMPFTVNTMDEHLDMLMVCHHLNPRVPEDIAFAESRIRRETIAAEDILHDMGAISIMSSDSQAMGRVGEVIIRTWQTAHKMKLQRGHLSERGVEASAGQHDNWRARRYVAKYTINPAIAHGIAHEVGSVEVGKLADLVLWKPAFFGVKPEIVLKGGFPLSAAMGDPNASIPTPQPVLTRPMFGNFGRAPFGTSLTFLSQQALERGITERLGLQKRVAAVKGCRGIGKRDLKLNDALPQIEVDPETYEVRADGVLLRCEPVGELPMAQRYFLF; encoded by the coding sequence ATGAAACTGTCTCGCCGTCAATACAACGATCTCTACGGCCCCACCGTCGGCGACCGCATTCGCTTGGCCGATACGGGCCTCCTGATCGAAATCACCCGCGACCTCACCCTGCCGGGAGAAGAAGCCAAGTTCGGTGGGGGCAAGGTAATCCGGGACGGCATGGGGCAGTCCCCTGCCGCGACCAGAGCCAAGGGTGCGCTGGACCTGGTGATCACCAACGCGATCATCGTCGACTGGTGGGGGGTGGTGAAGGCCGATATCGGCATTCGCGACGGCCGCATCGTGGGGATCGGCAAGGCCGGCAACCCGGACCTGATGGACGGGGTCACGAAGGGCATGGAGGTGGGTGCGGGGACTGAGGTGTTGTCCGCCGAAGGGAAGATCGTGACGGCAGGCGGAATCGATACGCATATCCATTTCATTTGTCCGCAGATCATCACCGAAGCGCTTGCGAACGGCCTGACGACACTCATCGGCGGCGGAACCGGTCCCGTCACCGGCACGAACGCGACGACCTGTACCCCCGGTCCTTGGAACATCCACCGGATGTTGGAAGCGGCGGACGGATTCCCGATCAATCTGGGATTTCTGGGCAAGGGCAACTCATCGTTGCCGGAAGGGTTGGATGAACAAGTCGAAGCCGGCGCCATCGGACTCAAACTCCATGAGGATTGGGGGACGACGCCGGCTGCAATCGACTGTTGCCTTAGCGTCGCTGATCGATACGACGTACAGGTTGCGATCCACACCGACACCTTGAACGAAGCCGGTTTTGTGGAAGATACGATCAAGGCTTTCAAAGGGCGAACGATCCACTCCTTCCATACGGAAGGGGCGGGTGGGGGACATGCTCCGGACATCATCAAAGTCTGTGGCCAGCCGAACGTCTTGCCCTCCTCCACGAATCCCACCATGCCGTTCACGGTCAATACGATGGATGAGCATCTCGACATGCTCATGGTCTGTCATCATCTGAACCCGCGCGTGCCGGAAGATATCGCCTTTGCCGAGTCGCGTATCCGCCGTGAGACGATTGCGGCCGAGGATATCCTGCACGATATGGGCGCGATCAGCATCATGTCGTCCGATTCGCAGGCCATGGGGCGTGTGGGCGAAGTGATCATCCGGACCTGGCAGACCGCCCATAAGATGAAACTGCAACGGGGGCATCTTTCCGAGCGTGGAGTTGAAGCGTCGGCCGGGCAGCATGACAATTGGCGCGCACGGCGCTACGTGGCCAAGTACACGATCAACCCTGCCATCGCGCACGGCATTGCCCATGAAGTAGGATCGGTGGAAGTCGGAAAACTGGCCGACCTCGTGCTTTGGAAGCCGGCCTTCTTCGGCGTGAAGCCCGAGATCGTCCTCAAAGGCGGGTTTCCGCTGTCGGCCGCGATGGGTGACCCGAATGCCTCGATCCCGACTCCGCAACCGGTGCTCACGAGGCCCATGTTCGGGAACTTTGGGCGGGCGCCGTTTGGAACGAGCCTGACGTTTCTATCCCAGCAGGCCCTGGAGCGAGGGATTACCGAGCGGTTGGGGCTGCAAAAGCGGGTGGCGGCTGTGAAGGGCTGTCGAGGCATCGGCAAGCGCGATCTCAAGTTGAATGATGCGCTGCCGCAGATCGAAGTCGACCCGGAAACGTATGAGGTCAGGGCGGATGGCGTGTTGTTGAGGTGTGAGCCGGTGGGGGAGTTGCCGATGGCGCAGCGGTATTTCTTGTTTTGA
- a CDS encoding urease subunit beta, translating into MKAKRALKGSAQADTIIPGEIILGEGDVTALNGRQTIELTVSNTGDRPIQVGSHCHFFEANRALKFDRDRAYGFRLCVPAGTAVRFEPGEAKRVMLVALGGNRIAYGINGLVNGRLDDPAVRQQALERARQLGFTAKKSS; encoded by the coding sequence ATGAAGGCGAAACGTGCCCTGAAAGGATCGGCACAGGCCGACACGATCATCCCCGGCGAAATCATTCTCGGCGAAGGCGATGTGACGGCATTGAATGGCCGGCAGACGATCGAGCTGACGGTGTCCAATACGGGAGATCGGCCGATCCAGGTCGGCTCGCATTGTCATTTCTTTGAGGCGAATCGTGCGCTCAAATTCGATCGTGATCGGGCCTACGGATTTCGTTTGTGCGTCCCCGCAGGGACGGCCGTGCGGTTCGAGCCGGGCGAAGCCAAGCGTGTGATGCTCGTTGCGCTTGGCGGCAATCGCATCGCCTACGGCATCAATGGCTTGGTGAACGGCCGATTGGATGACCCGGCCGTGAGACAACAGGCCTTGGAGCGGGCTCGCCAGTTAGGGTTCACGGCCAAGAAGTCCTCCTAG
- the ureA gene encoding urease subunit gamma, whose amino-acid sequence MHLTPREQEKLLIYVAANLAKDRRKRGLKLNHPEAVAYITAEILEGIRDGKTVSELMSYGATLLKRKDVMPGVAEMIPELQVEGTFPDGTKLVTVHEPIR is encoded by the coding sequence ATGCACCTGACACCGCGTGAACAGGAAAAGTTGTTGATCTATGTGGCGGCCAATCTGGCGAAGGATCGTCGGAAGCGAGGCCTGAAACTTAATCATCCCGAGGCCGTGGCATACATCACGGCTGAAATCCTGGAGGGCATTCGCGACGGCAAGACCGTCTCGGAGTTGATGTCGTACGGCGCAACGTTGCTCAAAAGGAAAGACGTCATGCCGGGCGTGGCGGAAATGATTCCGGAATTGCAGGTCGAGGGGACGTTTCCGGACGGGACGAAGCTGGTCACGGTGCATGAACCGATTCGGTGA
- the urtE gene encoding urea ABC transporter ATP-binding subunit UrtE — MLQLDKVNVYYGESHILRNVSFQIEAGQVACVMGRNGVGKSTTLKAIMGLLPVRSGQVVFDGTDITKAPTDRRAKRGLAYVPQGREIIPHLSVRENLKLGYWARGTSSNGMTEKAAFDEVYTLFPKLTQILERPGGVLSGGEQQQLAIGRAILSSPKVLLLDEPTEGIQPSIVDQIEDVIIGFKTARRFAIVLVEQGLHFAARLADSYVVMAKGAVMAAGKKDELSAEMVRQHLTV; from the coding sequence ATGCTACAACTTGACAAGGTCAACGTCTATTACGGCGAAAGCCACATTCTGCGCAACGTGTCGTTCCAGATCGAGGCGGGGCAAGTGGCATGCGTGATGGGTCGTAACGGCGTCGGCAAATCGACCACGCTTAAGGCCATCATGGGTCTGCTGCCGGTGCGTAGCGGGCAGGTGGTCTTTGACGGAACGGATATTACGAAAGCCCCGACCGATCGTCGCGCCAAGCGCGGTCTGGCTTATGTGCCTCAGGGACGCGAGATCATTCCGCATTTGTCGGTGCGCGAAAACTTGAAACTGGGATATTGGGCGCGCGGAACGTCGTCCAACGGCATGACCGAAAAAGCGGCGTTCGACGAGGTGTACACATTGTTCCCCAAGCTCACGCAAATTCTCGAGCGGCCGGGCGGTGTGTTGAGCGGTGGAGAGCAACAACAACTCGCTATTGGCCGGGCGATCCTGTCGAGCCCGAAAGTGCTCTTGCTCGATGAACCGACGGAAGGCATCCAGCCGTCGATCGTCGATCAGATCGAAGACGTGATCATCGGCTTCAAGACGGCTCGCCGGTTTGCCATTGTGCTGGTCGAACAGGGCCTTCACTTCGCTGCGCGGCTGGCGGATAGTTATGTCGTCATGGCCAAAGGGGCGGTCATGGCGGCGGGAAAAAAAGACGAGCTTAGCGCAGAAATGGTGAGGCAGCATTTGACGGTGTAG
- the urtD gene encoding urea ABC transporter ATP-binding protein UrtD, translating into MTEQGSIIYLEGVVVDYDGFKALNNLNFIVNHRELRVVIGPNGAGKTTLLDVICGKTKPAAGRVIFGKDTDLVGLREHEVTQLGIGRKFQAPSIYANLTVWENLDLSLSRPSRGVWTTLTGQSTAAERERINEALDTIGLRDVAKTRAGALSHGQKQWLEIGMVILQDPLLLLVDEPVAGMTDKETEQTGLLLQSLAEKHAIVVIEHDMEFVRQIARIVTVLHEGTVICEGTVDKVQADERVREIYLGRQKVAHA; encoded by the coding sequence ATGACCGAACAGGGCTCCATCATCTACCTTGAAGGGGTGGTCGTCGACTATGACGGCTTTAAGGCGCTCAATAACTTAAACTTCATCGTGAACCACCGCGAACTGCGCGTGGTGATCGGCCCCAACGGAGCGGGAAAGACCACATTGTTGGACGTCATTTGCGGCAAAACCAAGCCTGCCGCGGGGCGAGTCATCTTCGGGAAGGACACCGATTTGGTGGGATTGCGGGAGCATGAGGTCACCCAACTGGGCATCGGCCGCAAGTTTCAGGCGCCCTCGATCTACGCGAACCTGACGGTGTGGGAGAATCTAGATCTGTCGTTGAGCCGTCCGAGCCGCGGGGTGTGGACGACCCTGACCGGGCAGTCCACGGCGGCGGAGCGCGAACGCATCAACGAGGCCTTGGATACGATCGGCTTGCGCGACGTGGCGAAGACGCGCGCGGGCGCCCTCTCGCACGGACAGAAGCAGTGGCTCGAGATCGGCATGGTCATCCTGCAGGATCCGTTGCTCTTGCTGGTGGACGAACCGGTTGCGGGGATGACGGACAAGGAAACGGAGCAGACCGGTCTGCTACTGCAGTCGCTCGCCGAGAAACATGCCATCGTGGTGATCGAGCACGATATGGAGTTCGTTCGCCAGATCGCGCGGATCGTGACGGTCTTGCACGAAGGCACGGTGATCTGCGAAGGCACGGTGGACAAGGTGCAGGCGGACGAGCGGGTGAGAGAGATTTATCTTGGGCGCCAGAAAGTGGCGCATGCGTAA
- the urtC gene encoding urea ABC transporter permease subunit UrtC, producing MKVNAPGVNETMVNGGEKAGHEGAAFWVTGFVLLFVLPLLNVLPPEGSWLHISDFALNRFGKFLAFAILALGLDLIWGYTGILSLGQGVFFGLGAYCMGMHLMLSIGGESVYGSVLPDFMVWNQVKELPLFWKPFQSFPVALLAGVLVPTFCAAVFGFLAFRSRIKGVYFAIITQALAMMAWLVLNRNESNLGGTNGLTDFKQLLGFRLSDPGTQRALYVVTVLCLVGAYLLCRWIISSRAGRVLIAVRDSEQRLRFSGYAPSNYKVFVFGVSAALAGLAGMLYVPQVGIITPAQIGVLPSLEMVIWVAVGGRASLVGAIVGAVGVNLGRSILTNYFPELWPFMLGGLFVAVVLLFPDGVMGLSKQLSAAASAWASRHRATKVEGRKAA from the coding sequence ATGAAGGTCAACGCACCAGGAGTGAACGAGACGATGGTGAACGGCGGGGAGAAGGCGGGCCATGAGGGAGCGGCATTCTGGGTGACGGGGTTCGTGCTGTTGTTTGTCCTACCGTTACTTAATGTGCTCCCGCCGGAAGGCTCGTGGCTGCACATCTCGGATTTCGCGTTGAACCGATTCGGGAAGTTCTTGGCCTTCGCGATTCTCGCGCTGGGGCTCGATCTCATCTGGGGCTATACCGGTATCCTCAGCCTGGGGCAGGGCGTGTTCTTCGGATTGGGTGCCTACTGTATGGGCATGCACCTGATGCTCTCCATCGGCGGGGAAAGTGTGTATGGAAGCGTGCTGCCGGACTTCATGGTGTGGAATCAGGTGAAGGAACTACCGCTGTTCTGGAAGCCCTTCCAGAGTTTTCCGGTGGCTTTGCTGGCAGGGGTGCTTGTCCCGACCTTCTGCGCCGCCGTTTTCGGCTTCCTGGCTTTTCGCAGTCGGATCAAAGGTGTCTATTTCGCCATTATCACTCAAGCGCTGGCCATGATGGCCTGGCTCGTCTTAAACCGAAACGAATCGAATCTGGGCGGGACCAACGGGCTGACCGACTTCAAACAGCTGCTGGGGTTCCGCCTCTCCGACCCCGGGACGCAACGGGCGCTATACGTGGTCACAGTATTGTGCCTGGTCGGTGCCTACCTGCTCTGCCGCTGGATCATCTCTTCCCGGGCGGGTCGCGTCCTGATTGCGGTGCGGGATAGCGAACAGCGGTTGAGGTTTTCGGGCTATGCGCCGTCCAACTATAAGGTGTTTGTATTCGGCGTGTCGGCCGCCTTGGCCGGGCTGGCGGGTATGCTGTACGTACCACAGGTGGGAATCATCACGCCGGCGCAGATCGGGGTGTTGCCTTCTCTGGAAATGGTGATCTGGGTGGCGGTCGGCGGCCGCGCCAGCCTGGTCGGGGCCATCGTAGGGGCCGTGGGCGTGAACCTGGGGCGCAGCATCCTGACGAATTACTTTCCAGAGCTCTGGCCGTTCATGCTGGGCGGGCTATTCGTAGCGGTGGTGCTGTTGTTCCCCGACGGTGTGATGGGCCTGTCGAAGCAGCTGAGCGCAGCAGCGTCGGCGTGGGCTTCACGTCATCGAGCGACGAAGGTCGAGGGGCGTAAGGCGGCATGA
- the urtB gene encoding urea ABC transporter permease subunit UrtB yields the protein MRVRGMGLRLVLCTWVWLFTGAVGWAAEQVESLLSPATLEEAFTGLRAEAEGRREAAVAFLIEQGDLSLLPRLDEIRADADRSLRQALKPIADAWKHRANLGSADPDVRRSAAVDLGMSGRRTAIPWLEAAVIKESHRWVRYSMEEAIQLLKLASGNPAVRLTAVARLGDLRSQNAVPMLKELVHAAGEPGAGEKEQSLGRAATAAIDQIETWGDWATAFETLFRGLSLSSILLIMSLGLAIVFGLMGVINMAHGELIMIGAYATFLVQQAFKAWFPEGWFDGYYLAALPASFLAAALCGLVLEWTVIRFLYGRPLETMLATWGVSLIMIQAARVAFGDLTAVAAPGWLSGGIQAMVGVYLPFNRLFILGLSIVCVTGIYLLLFRSSLGLRIRAVTQNRSMSACLGIPTRAVDAYTFAFGSGLAGVAGWALTLVGNVEPGLGQNYIVDSFMVVVTGGVGKLAGTIIASLGIGGLNKLLEPSLGAVFGKVIILMLVILFLQRRPSGLFAVKGRHADA from the coding sequence GTGCGCGTGAGGGGCATGGGGCTTCGGCTGGTTCTGTGTACGTGGGTGTGGCTCTTCACCGGTGCGGTGGGGTGGGCGGCGGAACAGGTCGAATCCCTGTTGTCGCCCGCAACGCTGGAAGAAGCTTTCACCGGGTTGAGAGCGGAAGCGGAAGGCCGCCGCGAGGCCGCGGTGGCCTTCCTGATCGAGCAGGGGGACCTCTCGCTGTTGCCGCGGTTGGATGAGATTCGTGCCGATGCGGACCGCAGCCTTCGCCAAGCCCTCAAGCCGATTGCCGATGCCTGGAAACATCGAGCCAACCTGGGGAGCGCCGATCCGGACGTCCGCCGTTCGGCTGCGGTCGATCTCGGAATGAGCGGGCGTCGCACCGCCATCCCGTGGCTCGAGGCGGCGGTGATCAAGGAGAGCCATCGCTGGGTCCGCTACAGCATGGAGGAGGCGATCCAACTGCTGAAGCTGGCCTCCGGCAACCCTGCGGTCCGATTGACGGCTGTGGCGAGGCTCGGCGACCTGCGGAGTCAAAACGCCGTGCCGATGCTAAAAGAGCTGGTTCACGCAGCCGGTGAACCGGGCGCGGGTGAAAAGGAGCAGTCGCTCGGGCGAGCGGCGACCGCGGCCATCGATCAGATTGAAACCTGGGGTGATTGGGCCACTGCGTTCGAGACGCTGTTCCGCGGCCTCAGCCTGAGTTCGATTCTGCTGATCATGTCGTTGGGCCTGGCGATCGTATTTGGCCTCATGGGCGTCATCAACATGGCCCATGGAGAACTGATCATGATCGGCGCCTACGCGACGTTTCTCGTGCAGCAGGCCTTCAAGGCCTGGTTCCCCGAGGGCTGGTTCGACGGGTACTATCTGGCGGCGCTGCCGGCGTCGTTTCTGGCCGCTGCGCTTTGCGGTCTCGTGCTGGAATGGACCGTGATCCGATTTCTGTACGGCCGTCCGCTGGAAACTATGTTGGCGACATGGGGGGTGAGCTTGATCATGATTCAGGCCGCTCGTGTCGCGTTCGGCGACCTCACCGCGGTTGCCGCACCGGGCTGGCTCAGCGGCGGCATCCAGGCCATGGTCGGCGTCTATCTGCCATTCAATCGGTTGTTCATCCTCGGTTTGTCCATCGTCTGCGTGACGGGCATTTATCTGCTGCTGTTTCGTTCCAGCCTCGGGCTCCGCATTCGAGCCGTCACCCAGAACCGCAGCATGAGCGCCTGTCTCGGTATCCCGACGCGGGCAGTTGATGCCTACACGTTTGCATTCGGCTCCGGGCTTGCGGGGGTGGCGGGCTGGGCCTTGACCCTCGTGGGCAACGTCGAGCCGGGACTGGGACAAAACTACATCGTGGACTCATTCATGGTCGTGGTCACGGGCGGGGTCGGCAAACTGGCCGGGACGATCATCGCCTCGCTCGGAATCGGGGGCCTCAACAAGCTCTTGGAACCGAGCCTGGGCGCCGTCTTCGGAAAGGTGATCATTTTGATGCTCGTGATTCTGTTCCTGCAGAGGAGGCCGTCGGGTTTGTTTGCGGTGAAGGGACGCCATGCGGATGCCTGA